A stretch of the Hippoglossus hippoglossus isolate fHipHip1 chromosome 1, fHipHip1.pri, whole genome shotgun sequence genome encodes the following:
- the LOC117764973 gene encoding neurofilament medium polypeptide-like encodes MSPLPRDYSPQGRGRRGREERGAPPHHPPSSSSSGTKSSTKVLKTKKVKKKKPGEESETSHHSADRGDATPVRDEPMDEIPSINKTPPSSSKPASGSGVAKAPTSKSPAAPAKPSNKTVSKTQSDKTRKEKAQKVKPKVKTEAVKTEAVKTEAVKAKNDKVKKNTAEAEDSSSSSSSVAKPVKTIKANPEDNFNSTTPKKEKSKSSTVRPPLLKTPPLSSQTLTYHQCSLLLLQQGKMAKGLL; translated from the coding sequence ATGTCTCCGTTACCCAGAGATTACTCCCCtcaggggagaggaagaagaggtagagaagagagaggagctccCCCTCACCATCcgccatcctcttcatcatcaggGACTAAGTCCAGCACAAAAGTCCTTAAaacaaagaaagtaaaaaagaagaagcccGGGGAGGAATCTGAGACATCACACCATTCAGCAGACAGAGGTGATGCTACTCCTGTCAGAGATGAACCGATGGATGAAATCCCCTCAATCAATAAAACACCTCCCAGCTCCTCAAAACCTGCATCTGGCTCTGGAGTCGCTAAAGCTCCTACTTCTAAAAGTCCTGCTGCACCCGCTAAGCCCTCAAACAAGACCGTATCCAAGACCCAGTCTGATAAGACCAGGAAAGAGAAGGCTCAGAAAGTAAAACCTAAAGTGAAGACAGAGGCTGTGAAGACAGAGGCTGTGAAGACAGAGGCTGTGAAGGCAAAGAACGACAAGGTAAAGAAAAACACCGCAGAAGCAGAAgactcctcgtcctcctcctcctctgtcgctAAACCGGTTAAGACCATTAAAGCAAATCCAGAAGATAATTTCAACTCAACTACccccaaaaaggaaaagagtaaaAGCTCTACAGTGAGGCCTCCCCTGCTTAAGACCCCTCCACTGTCCTCCCAGACCCTTACTTACCATCAATGCTCCCTCTTGTTGCTCCAGCAGGGAAAGATGGCGAAGGGTCTGTTGTGA
- the LOC117762774 gene encoding E3 ubiquitin-protein ligase RBBP6-like: MSCVHYKFSSKLDYNTVTFDGLHITLNGLKRLIMRRERLKATKGDLQITNAQTHEEYTDDEDQIPRHSSVIVRRIPFCGVKPTGRTFIVCEDLNGVRDWTQMWWGTIWALIFRCVSLRCSVNTFIICTQILLQTDSSPSMSLAELAKTANLVDANASEEDKIKAMMLQSNHEYDPIHYSKKAVGPPPAHYTCHRCGKGGHYIGQCPMLLDKNGKGPKPVRICKGIPQSFMVKAEPGTQGAMLTSTGEYAIPAIDAKAYAQGKKERPPFVPHEQSSSEDDADPIPDELLCPICNDLMTDAVVIPCCGNNYCDDCIRTALLDSEEHVCFTCKQSDVSPDNLIANKFLRQAVNNYKNETGCTKLVRKKVQQAALPPPRLQLSRPLHSRQQDPLLANVTHPPPASVPTAAPQTQVQPPAPSPPVPGPVSTAATATAPPHAAAVEGQDVSPAPAPVADQHSPMHSTGQGEPPLAGEMDPEPTVRRSPESTPEIGPHGYHFSVLGHPPPTRPPHPSGHQSRPHHSHRGGGRHWERSFRGRGDLPPAHLQTAPPPGPAPPVYPSPYLYPPPPHLYPPPYTSGLLPPPPFGYPPQPIYAPGPPGLNPPWIPPGVQPPLPHLGPPLSQPPLSKEEFYRQRHRQDKTTSKLDEFTKDFHKERMKYKNSPKRRRPSYSRSRHNGCSYGRSWSKKKPREESEPSHHSADSGGLLPISRPHGLPLLHRPPSPVDGWRRMGEEGPSLLGPPPGKRRRMGEEGRSLLGPPPAKRWRMGEEGRSLLGPPHGKRRRMGEEGRSILGPPPGKLRRIDGLGGCSDVLSHSHMSHQSPLHRLQLSLDRPLPGSREMIQGDADRGTIRPLKDLPMPLAQRRIKLNRDLGRKGSTETSASDRAPLGPEKMSSTSDRSASSSVSEGDRSNSTTEGAGRKELSASAERRASRERPGSAGERLPGSDREQDRVSGPDRDRDRVSGSDRDRGVGSERERERDRVSGSSSQKVAATAERDSDRERTTSNLNEFTIDFHKELMEYKNSPKRRRPSYSRSRSAQWTQLWTFTVKVPLTLAFSSSLPGRTLGGSRRTRTLQVPVSLPWWLPEPQPWWTEATSSGASTV; encoded by the exons ATGTCGTGTGTTCACTATAAGTTTTCTTCCAAACTGGACTACAACACAGTCACTTTCGATGGGCTGCATATCACCCTCAACGGGCTAAAAAGGCTGATTATGCGCCGGGAGCGCCTCAAGGCCACAAAAGGCGACCTGCAGATCACCAATGCGCAGACTCATGAAG AATATACCGATGATGAAGACCAAATCCCGAGACACTCCTCCGTGATTGTGCGTCGCATTCCGTTTTGTGGAGTAAAGCCCACTGGCAGGACGTTCATTGT GTGCGAAGACTTAAATGGCGTGAGGGACTGGACACAGATGTGGTGGGGAACTATCTGGGCTCTTATCTTCCGCTGTGTATCGCTTAGATGTTCTGTTAACACCTTTATTATCTGTACTCAGATTCTCCTGCAGACGGATTCTTCTCCTTCTATGTCACTCGCCGAACTCGCCAAG ACGGCTAACCTGGTTGACGCAAATGCATCAGAGGAAGACAAAATCAAAGCCATGATGTTGCAGTCAAACCATGAATATGACCCGATACA TTATTCCAAGAAAGCAGTTGGACCTCCACCCGCTCACTATACCTGCCATCGTTGTGGAAAGGGTGGTCATTACATTGGGCAGTGCCCCATGCTGTTG GACAAGAATGGGAAGGGTCCTAAGCCAGTCAGGATTTGTAAGGGGATTCCTCAGAGTTTCATGGTGAAAGCAGAGCCTGGCACCCAAGGAGCCATGTTAACCAGCACTGGAGAATATGCAATACCTGCAATAGATGC GAAAGCATACGCACAAGGAAAGAAGGAGCGCCCCCCCTTTGTTCCACATGAGCAGTCATCGTCTGAGGACGATGCAGACCCAATTCCTGACGAACTCCTGTGTCCAATCTGCAACGACCTGATGACGGACGCAGTAGTTATACCCTGCTGCGGAAACAATTACTGCGATGATT GTATCCGGACGGCCTTACTGGACTCAGAGGAGCATGTCTGTTTCACATGCAAACAATCAGATGTTTCACCTGATAATCTCATCGCCAACAAATTTCTTCGACAG GCTGTGAATAACTACAAGAATGAAACAGGATGCACCAAACTCGTACGCAAAAAGGTCCAACAGGCAGCACTGCCTCCGCCTCGCCTCCAGTTGTCCAGGCCTCTGCACTCAAGACAGCAGGACCCACTGCTGGCCAATGTCACTCACCCACCCCCTGCAAGCGTACCAACGGCTGCACCTCAAACACAGGTTCAGCCCCCTGcaccctctcctcctgttcctggTCCTGTTTCTACTGCTGCGACTGCTACTGCTCCtcctcatgctgctgctgtcgaaGGTCAAGATGTTTCACCAGCTCCTGCACCTGTCGCTGACCAACATTCTCCTATGCACTCTACCGGCCAGGGCGAACCGCCCCTTGCTGG TGAAATGGATCCAGAACCTACTGTGAGACGAAGCCCAGAAAGTACCCCAGAAATTGGACCACAT GGCTACCATTTTTCTGTTCTTGGCCACCCGCCACCGACAAGGCCGCCACATCCATCAG GTCACCAGTCACGGCCCCATCACTCTCACCGAGGGGGAGGCAGACACTGGGAGAG GTCCTTCAGAGGTAGAGGAGACCTTCCCCCGGCCCACCTCCAAACAGCTCCACCTCCTGGACCTGCTCCTCCGGTGTACCCGTCTCCATACCTGTACCCGCCCCCACCACATCTCTACCCTCCTCCTTACACATCTGGCCttctacctcctcctccattcgGTTACCCGCCCCAGCCAATTTATGCCCCTGGACCACCGGGGCTCAACCCTCCCTGGATCCCACCTGGTGTCCAGCCCCCTCTACCCCACCTTGgaccccccctctctcagcCCCCCCTCTCTAAGGAAGAATTCTACAGACAAAGGCACCGACAGGACAA AACTACATCCAAACTGGATGAATTTACTAAAGACTTCCACAAAGAGCGTATGAAGTACAAAAATTCACCAAAGAGAAGAAGACCATCTTATTCCAG GTCCCG GCACAATGGATGCAGTTACGGACGTTCATGGTCAAAGAAGAAGCCCAGGGAGGAATCTGAGCCATCACACCATTCAGCAGACAGCGGTGGTCTCCTCCCAATCTCCCGTCCACATGGACTCCCGCTCCTCCATCGACCTCCCTCTCCGGTGGATGGTTGGAGGAGAATGGGGGAGGAGGGCCCCTCTTTACTGGGACCTCCTCCTGGAAAGCGGCGGAGAATGGGGGAGGAGGGCCGCTCTTTACTGGGACCTCCTCCTGCAAAGCGGTGGAGAATGGGGGAGGAGGGCCGCTCTTTACTGGGACCTCCTCATGGAAAGCGGCGGAGAATGGGGGAGGAGGGCCGCTCTATACTGGGACCTCCTCCTGGAAAGCTGCGGAGGATAGATGGACTAGGGGGTTGCAGCGATGTCCTCTCCCACTCACATATGTCTCACCAGTCCCCGCTCCACAGACTCCAACTCTCTTTAGACAGACCCCTGCCTGGGAGCCGTGAGATGATCCAAGGAGACGCAGATCGAGGAACCATCAGACCTCTAAAGGACCTGCCG ATGCCACTCGCCCAGAGGAGGATCAAGTTGAACAGAGATCTGGGGAGAAAAGGCAGCACTGAGACGTCTGCCTCAGACAGAGCACCATTAGGTCCTGAGAAGATGTCGTCCACATCAGACCGATCAGCTTCTTCCAGCGTTTCCGAAGGTGACAGATCCAACAGTACAACAGAAGGGGCTGGACGAAAGGAGCTGTCTgcatctgcagagaggagagcctCTCGCGAAAGACCAGGGAGTGCTGGAGAGAGACTGCCGGGCTCAGACCGAGAGCAGGACAGAGTCTCAGGACCAGACAGAGATCGAGACAGAGTGTCTGgatcagacagagacagaggtgtgggttctgaaagagagagagagagggacagggtTTCGGGATCGAGCTCACAGAAAGTAGCAGCGACAGCGGAGAGAGACAGCGACAGAGAGAG AACTACATCCAACCTGAATGAATTTACTATAGACTTCCACAAAGAGCTTATGGAGTACAAAAATTCACCAAAGAGACGAAGACCATCTTATTCCAG GTCCCGGTCA GCACAATGGACGCAGTTATGGACGTTCACGGTCAAGGTCCCGCTCACTCTTGcgttctcctcctcccttccgGGCCGGACCCTGGGAGGGAGCAGAAGGACCAGGACCCTTCAGGTCCCGGTCTCGCTCCCCTGGTGGCTTCCGGAACCGCAGCCCTGGTGGACGGAAGCCACCTCCTCGGGAGCTTCCACCGTATGA